A single region of the Polyodon spathula isolate WHYD16114869_AA chromosome 12, ASM1765450v1, whole genome shotgun sequence genome encodes:
- the LOC121324493 gene encoding histone deacetylase 5-like isoform X5, protein MQSGGGPVDLRTDARTPLPTADPMRREQQLQSELLLLKQQQELQKQLLFAEFQKQHENLTRQHEVQLQEHLKQQQEILAVKRQQELEQQRKLEQQRHEEMEKQRLEQQLIMLRNKEKGKESAIASTEVKLKLQEFLRSKSKEPTSGGLNHSFPQNCWGPHHTSLDQSSPPQSSTPGTPPSYKLHSLLGSCDGKDDFPLRKTASEPNLKVRSRLKQKVAERRSSPLLRRKDGTVISAFKKRAIEISVSSMCNSAPGSGPSSPNSSNSAIAENGSSGSVPNIHAEHMRSHQRIINADGCASQLSLYTSPSLPNISLGLPTSVNAANSHINAPQKLSAQQEAERLAIQSMRQGGALTGKFVSTTSLPACLSTVGPHDADAAANSTNSHSHSSLLQHVLRLEQARQQSALLAVPIYGPSPLVTGERVSTSMRTVNKLPRHRPLSRTQSAPLPQSPQALQQLVMQQQHQQFLEKQKQYQQQIQLSKMLSKVSELPHQPPTYPEETEEELTETAEMQEEHGGQAEGEDQGDRTSSDCPITLRDENTESEVEEEEEEEEEEEVEEEDDDAEPIKLKECDGLSPPYNQLFFLLQFLDQQQLHIYQASLSITDVPHQPLSRAQSSPATASLKGTIAGEKPVKHLFTTGVVYDTFMLKHQCTCGSTNNHPEHAGRIQSIWSRLQETGLLSRCERVRGRKATIGEIQTVHSEHHALFYGTSPLNRQKLDTKKLLGPISQKMYAVLPCGGIGVDSDTVWNEMHSSSAVRMAVGCVVELAFKVASGELKNGFAVVRPPGHHAEESTAMGFCFFNSVAIAAKLLQQKLSVGKILIVDWDIHHGNGSQQAFYNDPSVLYISLHRYDDGNFFPGSGAPEEVGSGPGVGYNVNIAWTGGVEPPMGDVEYLTAFRTVVMPIANEFSPDVVLVSAGFDAVEGHQSPLGGYSVTAKCFGHLTKQLIKLAGGRVVMALEGGHDLTAICDASESCVSALLGSELDALPQSLLQQKPCPKAAASLEKVIEIQSKHWSSVQRYAATVCQCLSEAQKREKEEAEAVTAMASLSVDPELGNTEAESRQTDEPMEQEPVL, encoded by the exons ATGCAGAGCGGTGGGGGTCCGGTAGACCTGCGCACCGACGCCCGGACCCCCTTGCCCACCGCGGACCCCATGCGACGGGAGCAGCAGCTTCAGAGTGAACTCCTTCTTCTcaagcagcagcaggagctgcagaaACAGCTGCTCTTCGCAGAGTTCCAGAAGCAGCATGAGAACCTCACCCGCCAACATGAGGTGCAGCTGCAGGAACACCTCAAG CAACAGCAGGAGATCCTGGCAGTGAAGAGGCAGCAGGAGCTGGAGCAGCAGCGGAAGCTGGAGCAGCAGAGACACGAGGAGATGGAGAAACAGAGGCTGGAGCAGCAACTCATCATGCTACGGAACAAGGAAAAGGGCAAAGAGA GTGCCATAGCCAGCACAGAGGTGAAACTAAAACTACAGGAGTTTCTCCGGAGCAAATCCAAAGAACCCACATCAGGCGGACTGAACCATTCCTTTCCCCAGAATTGCTG GGGACCCCATCATACCTCGCTGGACCAAAGCTCCCCCCCGCAGAGCAGCACCCCCGGGACGCCCCCCTCTTACAAACTGCACTCCCTGCTGGGATCCTGCGATGGCAAGGATGACTTCCCGCTGCGCAAGACAG CTTCTGAGCCCAACCTGAAGGTGCGCTCTAGGTTAAAACAGAAGGTTGCGGAGAGGAGAAGCAGCCCCTTGTTACGGCGGAAGGACGGCACCGTCATCAGTGCCTTCAAGAAGAGAGCCATCGAAATCTCAG tgtccTCAATGTGTAACAGTGCCCCTGGCTCCGGGCCCAGCTCTCCCAACAGTTCCAACAGCGCCATAGCGGAGAATGGATCTAGTGGCTCCGTACCTAACATCCATGCCGAG CACATGCGTTCGCACCAACGTATAATCAATGCAGATGGGTGTGCCAGTCAGCTGAGTCTCTACACATCCCCTTCTCTACCCAACATCTCCCTGGGCCTGCCCACCTCAGTCAATGCTGCCAACTCCCACATCAAC GCGCCCCAGAAACTGTCTGCCCAGCAGGAGGCGGAGCGGCTGGCCATCCAGTCCATGCGACAGGGGGGTGCTCTGACCGGGAAGTTTGTCAGCACCACCTCGCTGCCCGCCTGCCTGTCCACAGTGGGGCCCCACGACGCTGACGCAGCTGCCAACTCCACCAATAGCCACAGCCACTCGTCACTGCTGCAGCACGTACTGCGCCTGGAACAAGCCCGCCAGCAGAGTGCGCTACTCGCAG TTCCCATCTATGGCCCGTCCCCGCTGGTGACGGGTGAGAGAGTGTCGACGAGCATGCGCACGGTGAACAAGCTGCCTCGCCACAGGCCCCTGAGCCGCACCCAGTCCGCACCCCTGCCCCAGAGCCCCCAGGCCCTGCAGCAGCTCGtcatgcagcagcagcaccagcagttcCTGGAGAAGCAGAAGCAATaccagcagcagatccagctcagCAAG ATGCTGTCGAAGGTGTCCGAGCTTCCCCACCAACCCCCCACTTACCCAGAGGAGACAGAGGAGGAGCTCACAGAGACAGCAGAGATGCAGGAGGAGCACGGGGGACAGGCAGAAGGGGAGGACCAGGGGGACAGAACCTCCTCAGACTGCCCAATCACACTGAGAGATGAGAACACTGAGAGCGAGgtggaggaagaagaagaagaggaggaggaggaggaggtggaggaagaGGATGATGATGCAGAGCCAATCAAACTGAAGGAGTGCGACGGGCTGAGCCCCCCTTACAATCAG CTTTTTTTCCTCCTGCAGTTTTTGGACCAGCAGCAGCTGCACATATACCAGGCCTCGTTGTCCATCACAGACGTGCCTCACCAGCCGCTGAGCCGAGCCCAGTCTTCACCAGCCACTGCCAGCCTGAAGGGCACCATCGCGGGGGAGAAACCAGTCAAGCATCTTTTCACTACAG GAGTTGTCTATGACACGTTCATGCTGAAACACCAGTGCACCTGCGGGAGCACTAACAACCACCCCGAGCATGCTGGGAGGATTCAGAGCATCTGGTCCAGGCTGCAGGAGACGGGGCTGCTCAGCAGGTGTGAG CGCGTCCGAGGGAGGAAAGCAACTATAGGTGAAATCCAGACGGTGCATTCAGAGCACCACGCTCTCTTCTACGGCACCAGCCCCCTGAACAGACAGAAACTCGACACCAAGAAACTTTTAG GTCCAATTAGCCAGAAGATGTACGCAGTTCTGCCCTGTGGAGGCATTGGG GTGGACAGTGACACGGTGTGGAATGAGATGCACTCCTCCAGTGCAGTGCGGATGGCAGTGGGCTGTGTCGTAGAGCTTGCCTTCAAAGTGGCGTCTGGGGAACTCAAG AACGGGTTTGCTGTTGTTCGGCCACCAGGACACCATGCAGAGGAGTCGACTGCAAT GGGATTCTGTTTCTTCAACTCTGTGGCCATCGCTGCCAAGCTACTCCAGCAGAAACTGAGTGTGGGGAAGATTCTGATTGTAGACTGG GATATTCACCACGGCAATGGCAGTCAGCAGGCGTTCTATAACGATCCCAGCGTGCTGTACATCTCTCTGCACCGATACGACGACGGAAACTTCTTCCCAGGCAGCGGGGCTCCCGAGGAG GTAGGGTCTGGCCCAGGAGTCGGATATAACGTCAATATAGCGTGGACTGGAGGGGTGGAGCCACCAATGGGAGATGTGGAGTACCTCACTGCTTTCAG GACGGTGGTGATGCCCATTGCAAACGAGTTCTCTCCAGATGTCGTTTTGGTTTCAGCCGGGTTCGACGCAGTGGAAGGACACCAGTCTCCGCTGGGCGGATACTCAGTGACAGCAAAGT gtTTCGGTCACCTCACCAAGCAGCTGATAAAGCTGGCAGGAGGGCGAGTTGTCATGGCGTTGGAGGGGGGTCACGACCTTACAGCTATCTGTGATGCTTCCGAATCCTGCGTCTCCGCTCTCCTGGGCAGCGAG CTTGACGCTCTTCCACAGTCCCTCCTTCAGCAGAAGCCTTGCCCAAAAGCGGCCGCGTCTCTGGAGAAAGTCATTGAGATTCAGA GTAAACACTGGAGCTCTGTGCAGCGCTATGCCGCCACAGTGTGCCAGTGTCTCTCGGAGGCTcagaagagagagaaggaagaggcTGAGGCTGTCACTGCCATGGCGTCGCTGTCTGTTGACCCGGAGCTGGGAAACACAGAGGCAGAAAGCAG ACAAACAGATGAGCCTATGGAGCAAGAGCCAGTGTTGTAG
- the LOC121324493 gene encoding histone deacetylase 5-like isoform X1 has translation MLLNPKVLGLSAMLQTIYETESCSSSDSVSSREQPLELLSSNRIHAIPTSGVESVKSAGMQSGGGPVDLRTDARTPLPTADPMRREQQLQSELLLLKQQQELQKQLLFAEFQKQHENLTRQHEVQLQEHLKQQQEILAVKRQQELEQQRKLEQQRHEEMEKQRLEQQLIMLRNKEKGKESAIASTEVKLKLQEFLRSKSKEPTSGGLNHSFPQNCWGPHHTSLDQSSPPQSSTPGTPPSYKLHSLLGSCDGKDDFPLRKTASEPNLKVRSRLKQKVAERRSSPLLRRKDGTVISAFKKRAIEISVSSMCNSAPGSGPSSPNSSNSAIAENGSSGSVPNIHAEHMRSHQRIINADGCASQLSLYTSPSLPNISLGLPTSVNAANSHINAPQKLSAQQEAERLAIQSMRQGGALTGKFVSTTSLPACLSTVGPHDADAAANSTNSHSHSSLLQHVLRLEQARQQSALLAVPIYGPSPLVTGERVSTSMRTVNKLPRHRPLSRTQSAPLPQSPQALQQLVMQQQHQQFLEKQKQYQQQIQLSKMLSKVSELPHQPPTYPEETEEELTETAEMQEEHGGQAEGEDQGDRTSSDCPITLRDENTESEVEEEEEEEEEEEVEEEDDDAEPIKLKECDGLSPPYNQLFFLLQFLDQQQLHIYQASLSITDVPHQPLSRAQSSPATASLKGTIAGEKPVKHLFTTGVVYDTFMLKHQCTCGSTNNHPEHAGRIQSIWSRLQETGLLSRCERVRGRKATIGEIQTVHSEHHALFYGTSPLNRQKLDTKKLLGPISQKMYAVLPCGGIGVDSDTVWNEMHSSSAVRMAVGCVVELAFKVASGELKNGFAVVRPPGHHAEESTAMGFCFFNSVAIAAKLLQQKLSVGKILIVDWDIHHGNGSQQAFYNDPSVLYISLHRYDDGNFFPGSGAPEEVGSGPGVGYNVNIAWTGGVEPPMGDVEYLTAFRTVVMPIANEFSPDVVLVSAGFDAVEGHQSPLGGYSVTAKCFGHLTKQLIKLAGGRVVMALEGGHDLTAICDASESCVSALLGSELDALPQSLLQQKPCPKAAASLEKVIEIQSKHWSSVQRYAATVCQCLSEAQKREKEEAEAVTAMASLSVDPELGNTEAESRQTDEPMEQEPVL, from the exons GGGTGGAGTCAGTGAAATCAGCAGGCATGCAGAGCGGTGGGGGTCCGGTAGACCTGCGCACCGACGCCCGGACCCCCTTGCCCACCGCGGACCCCATGCGACGGGAGCAGCAGCTTCAGAGTGAACTCCTTCTTCTcaagcagcagcaggagctgcagaaACAGCTGCTCTTCGCAGAGTTCCAGAAGCAGCATGAGAACCTCACCCGCCAACATGAGGTGCAGCTGCAGGAACACCTCAAG CAACAGCAGGAGATCCTGGCAGTGAAGAGGCAGCAGGAGCTGGAGCAGCAGCGGAAGCTGGAGCAGCAGAGACACGAGGAGATGGAGAAACAGAGGCTGGAGCAGCAACTCATCATGCTACGGAACAAGGAAAAGGGCAAAGAGA GTGCCATAGCCAGCACAGAGGTGAAACTAAAACTACAGGAGTTTCTCCGGAGCAAATCCAAAGAACCCACATCAGGCGGACTGAACCATTCCTTTCCCCAGAATTGCTG GGGACCCCATCATACCTCGCTGGACCAAAGCTCCCCCCCGCAGAGCAGCACCCCCGGGACGCCCCCCTCTTACAAACTGCACTCCCTGCTGGGATCCTGCGATGGCAAGGATGACTTCCCGCTGCGCAAGACAG CTTCTGAGCCCAACCTGAAGGTGCGCTCTAGGTTAAAACAGAAGGTTGCGGAGAGGAGAAGCAGCCCCTTGTTACGGCGGAAGGACGGCACCGTCATCAGTGCCTTCAAGAAGAGAGCCATCGAAATCTCAG tgtccTCAATGTGTAACAGTGCCCCTGGCTCCGGGCCCAGCTCTCCCAACAGTTCCAACAGCGCCATAGCGGAGAATGGATCTAGTGGCTCCGTACCTAACATCCATGCCGAG CACATGCGTTCGCACCAACGTATAATCAATGCAGATGGGTGTGCCAGTCAGCTGAGTCTCTACACATCCCCTTCTCTACCCAACATCTCCCTGGGCCTGCCCACCTCAGTCAATGCTGCCAACTCCCACATCAAC GCGCCCCAGAAACTGTCTGCCCAGCAGGAGGCGGAGCGGCTGGCCATCCAGTCCATGCGACAGGGGGGTGCTCTGACCGGGAAGTTTGTCAGCACCACCTCGCTGCCCGCCTGCCTGTCCACAGTGGGGCCCCACGACGCTGACGCAGCTGCCAACTCCACCAATAGCCACAGCCACTCGTCACTGCTGCAGCACGTACTGCGCCTGGAACAAGCCCGCCAGCAGAGTGCGCTACTCGCAG TTCCCATCTATGGCCCGTCCCCGCTGGTGACGGGTGAGAGAGTGTCGACGAGCATGCGCACGGTGAACAAGCTGCCTCGCCACAGGCCCCTGAGCCGCACCCAGTCCGCACCCCTGCCCCAGAGCCCCCAGGCCCTGCAGCAGCTCGtcatgcagcagcagcaccagcagttcCTGGAGAAGCAGAAGCAATaccagcagcagatccagctcagCAAG ATGCTGTCGAAGGTGTCCGAGCTTCCCCACCAACCCCCCACTTACCCAGAGGAGACAGAGGAGGAGCTCACAGAGACAGCAGAGATGCAGGAGGAGCACGGGGGACAGGCAGAAGGGGAGGACCAGGGGGACAGAACCTCCTCAGACTGCCCAATCACACTGAGAGATGAGAACACTGAGAGCGAGgtggaggaagaagaagaagaggaggaggaggaggaggtggaggaagaGGATGATGATGCAGAGCCAATCAAACTGAAGGAGTGCGACGGGCTGAGCCCCCCTTACAATCAG CTTTTTTTCCTCCTGCAGTTTTTGGACCAGCAGCAGCTGCACATATACCAGGCCTCGTTGTCCATCACAGACGTGCCTCACCAGCCGCTGAGCCGAGCCCAGTCTTCACCAGCCACTGCCAGCCTGAAGGGCACCATCGCGGGGGAGAAACCAGTCAAGCATCTTTTCACTACAG GAGTTGTCTATGACACGTTCATGCTGAAACACCAGTGCACCTGCGGGAGCACTAACAACCACCCCGAGCATGCTGGGAGGATTCAGAGCATCTGGTCCAGGCTGCAGGAGACGGGGCTGCTCAGCAGGTGTGAG CGCGTCCGAGGGAGGAAAGCAACTATAGGTGAAATCCAGACGGTGCATTCAGAGCACCACGCTCTCTTCTACGGCACCAGCCCCCTGAACAGACAGAAACTCGACACCAAGAAACTTTTAG GTCCAATTAGCCAGAAGATGTACGCAGTTCTGCCCTGTGGAGGCATTGGG GTGGACAGTGACACGGTGTGGAATGAGATGCACTCCTCCAGTGCAGTGCGGATGGCAGTGGGCTGTGTCGTAGAGCTTGCCTTCAAAGTGGCGTCTGGGGAACTCAAG AACGGGTTTGCTGTTGTTCGGCCACCAGGACACCATGCAGAGGAGTCGACTGCAAT GGGATTCTGTTTCTTCAACTCTGTGGCCATCGCTGCCAAGCTACTCCAGCAGAAACTGAGTGTGGGGAAGATTCTGATTGTAGACTGG GATATTCACCACGGCAATGGCAGTCAGCAGGCGTTCTATAACGATCCCAGCGTGCTGTACATCTCTCTGCACCGATACGACGACGGAAACTTCTTCCCAGGCAGCGGGGCTCCCGAGGAG GTAGGGTCTGGCCCAGGAGTCGGATATAACGTCAATATAGCGTGGACTGGAGGGGTGGAGCCACCAATGGGAGATGTGGAGTACCTCACTGCTTTCAG GACGGTGGTGATGCCCATTGCAAACGAGTTCTCTCCAGATGTCGTTTTGGTTTCAGCCGGGTTCGACGCAGTGGAAGGACACCAGTCTCCGCTGGGCGGATACTCAGTGACAGCAAAGT gtTTCGGTCACCTCACCAAGCAGCTGATAAAGCTGGCAGGAGGGCGAGTTGTCATGGCGTTGGAGGGGGGTCACGACCTTACAGCTATCTGTGATGCTTCCGAATCCTGCGTCTCCGCTCTCCTGGGCAGCGAG CTTGACGCTCTTCCACAGTCCCTCCTTCAGCAGAAGCCTTGCCCAAAAGCGGCCGCGTCTCTGGAGAAAGTCATTGAGATTCAGA GTAAACACTGGAGCTCTGTGCAGCGCTATGCCGCCACAGTGTGCCAGTGTCTCTCGGAGGCTcagaagagagagaaggaagaggcTGAGGCTGTCACTGCCATGGCGTCGCTGTCTGTTGACCCGGAGCTGGGAAACACAGAGGCAGAAAGCAG ACAAACAGATGAGCCTATGGAGCAAGAGCCAGTGTTGTAG